Genomic DNA from Terriglobales bacterium:
TCCACCAGTTTCCCCACTGCGGGGAAAATCGCGCGCAAGTGGTACGTGGTCGATGCCACGGACCAGACTTTGGGCCGCCTTGCGACCAAGGTAGCTCACGTTCTCGCGGGCAAGCATAACCCGCAGTACACGCCGTTTATCGACACCGGCGACCACGTGATCGTGGTGAACGCGGCCAAGGTGAAATTGACCGGCATGAAGGCCGGACAGAAAGTTTATCGCCGCTACACCGGATTCCCGGGCGGTCTGCGTGAAGAGCAGTTCGAGAAGCGCATTGCACGGCGTCCGGAAGCGGTTGTGGAAGACGCGATCAAAGGCATGCTGCCCAAG
This window encodes:
- the rplM gene encoding 50S ribosomal protein L13: MSTSFPTAGKIARKWYVVDATDQTLGRLATKVAHVLAGKHNPQYTPFIDTGDHVIVVNAAKVKLTGMKAGQKVYRRYTGFPGGLREEQFEKRIARRPEAVVEDAIKGMLPKTKLGRAMGSKLKVYRDDKHTHAAQKPEPLAVGK